Genomic segment of Dasypus novemcinctus isolate mDasNov1 chromosome 4, mDasNov1.1.hap2, whole genome shotgun sequence:
gttgaatagCCCCAAAATTATAATAAAGTATGCATGATTCTCATTTACAGAGGATGCAATAGTGCAAATTTCAAATTGCAGGGAATAATGATTGGGCAAATTTCAGATATAAAATGTTCAGGTCTGTTTAACGAACATTCAATACGTTTTTGACATATTTCTACTGAACGCATATCTGCTAATTAATTTTTCTTACAACGATGTTGCACTAATAATCATTATTTTTCCTTGACTGATGCAAAAGTGATTTATAGAATGATCTAAAATCCTATTTTCTTTAACATCTTTCACCTTTTAAATTATTAGTAGCGTTTTGATTAAAGTCAGAAGACACATACATTAGCACTCTctaagaaaataacattttaggAAGGAAAGGCAAAATATAGAGTTAATGAAGTAGGAGTCACTTATCCCCATtgtatatgaggaaactgaggttttaAAACAGTTAAGGAATTTTCCCCAATCACTAAGGTAATAAGTAGCAAAGTTAGGATTTGAGCCTTGGACTTCTAGATTGCAAAATTTTTGCTGTTTGCTCTAtacacttctttaaaaacaaaacttttacagtttaaatgttttcatttgagGTGGTCTTTATTATTTTACACATTTCTACCACAAAGTTACTTCATGGACATATGTTACTATATGTACATGTGCATTGCTATATAATATCATTACTATAAAAAGGAAACATaagcaaataccaaaaaaaaaaaaaaagcaagcatgaTAATCCACTGATGTAATTCCATAATAGTCATGAAATGTCAAACTTTAAAGATGGCTCCAGCAGCATGGTCAATGAGATTTGTAATTATGAGAATTAGAagaaacttttaactttttttttccactctaaAAAATGTAGATTCTTACTCATGATAATGGTCATCTCTTTGCAAGTATTTCACCCCtacctttttctctccttttcaattACCAACATTTTGTCCTCCCTTCTTAGTCTGGCTCAAATTTTAACCCTTGGCCAAGTTCTTCCCTATCAACCAGTCTACCTGAATGCTGATCCCTATGAAGGGCTTCCTATCATTGGTAAGTACCATGCATTTGTTGTTTACAACTCTGGCCAGTTAGGTCAGTTGTTAGAGCATGGTGCTGATAATTCACTACCTTTGGTTAATACATCTTAATGTACTTACTGACTTCTCAATTAGATTATATCCCTTTTACTATAAAGGCCCATTCTTGTACCACTTGAAATCAAGATCaaaatttgtcttttaaataAGTATTGTAAAAGCCACAAAGACAGGAGTTGAGCGGTTTACCTGGAATATTTGCAGAATATTGTGCTTCTCCATGTATTGGAGTGCAACTTGATAAGGATCTTCATATGCTATAGGCGCAAACTTCTTCTTATGAGTTTGCTTGTATACATAAGACTTCTTTTCTTGTTCAGATTGTGAAATATCATCCTGAAATCGAAACATCCACCCAAAAGTCTTTAATAAATCTAAAGCTCAggaaattttgttgttgttatcagTGGAATCTGGTGTTGGTGGGATATGAACACAAGGAGTTGGAGAAAAGAcacctttttttcttaaagggacCCATTAATACTCCAGGCAATATAATGTACTTCAAATCCTGGGAGTTACCTTAGCAATCTCCAATCTATTCCAAATCCCTTTCCCTTCACAGGGATCTCAAGTCTACTCCAAAACCTTTCCCTTGGTAGAAGCCTAGAGAGGAAAAATGGCTGTGTGATAGTTAGCAGCAGAACCAACACTTGAAGCTCAATTCTCCTGAATTCTGGTTCTTTGATCCTTCTTGAGAAGCCTTAAGGTAGTAGAGAAAGCAACACAACTCTTTATTTCTTGCCCTTCTCCTGTCCTTCCTGAAACTTATGGGCCGCACATACTATAATATGGGGATTTACTTCTCATCCTTGAACCTACATGTCCCTCCACCATcacagaaccctgtcttgccccCAACCTCCCAGTTAGGTACCAAAATGCCCCTTTACCTACAGGTTTGGTTTTTGTCACTTGAGTTTTTTCTTGACTGATCATATAGTCCAATTTGGATGAGATGGAGGGTAATCTTTGGAAATAGTCTTGGTTTTTTGCTGTGTAATAATTTGTGAATCTGGTATCAGCTAGGTGGTAGTTTGGGATAAAGTTTACAGTTTCACCTTCAGTTTCAGTTTCTGTTTCAACTGAAACCTTGGAATTGTTGAAGTCTGTTTGGCTATCCTCAAATTTGCAGGGCTGTACTCTGTAGTCAGCCACTGTGTCTTCCCTGAAGTTGTCAAATTCCTTAGATATTTTGTAGTCAAACTGGCCAGGTGTTCCATAATCAGTTAGGTAGTCTTCTATGTCATCAACCTGGTCATCTGTTCTGTTCTTAATCTGGTTAGATTCATTGTAGTATTCCTGGTCATCTGTAAGTTGGTCAGCATTGCTCTCAGCCTGGTGTTCAGCTAGGCCAGTGGCTTGGTCATATACTTCGGGGTGAGTCTGTACAGATGGTCTGCGGTCAGTTTGCTCAGACAATCTGTGGCCAATCTGTTCAGAAGTTCTTTGGTCAGATGAGACAGACAATCTGTGGCCAATCTGTTCAGAAGTTCTTTGGTCAGATGAGACAGACAATCTGTGGTCCATCTGTTCAGAAGTTCTTTGGTCAGGCAGGGTAGACAGTCTGCGGTCAGTCTGTTCAGAAGTTTTTCGGTCAGATAGGATAGATAGTTTGTGGGCAATCTCTTCAGAAATTTTTTGGTCAGGCAAGACAGACAGTCTGTGGTCAGTCTGCTCAGAAGTTCTTCTGTCAGATGAGATAGGCGGTCTCTGGTCAATCTGTTCAGAAGTTCTTTGGTCAAAGGAAACAGACAATCTGTGATCAGTTTGTTCAGAAGTTCTTTGGCCAGATGTGACAGACAATCTGCGGTCAGATTGTTCAGAAGGTCTTCGGTCAGCAGAGCCAGATTCCTTGTTGCCAGTCTGTTCAGAGATGATTCCATCAGACAGGATAGGCAATCTGTAGTCAATCTGTTCAGAAGGTCTTTTGTCAGAAGAAACAGACAATCTGTGGTCAACTTGTTCAGAAGTTCTTTGGTTGGCAGAGTCAGACAGCTTGTTGTCAATCTGTTCAGAGATTCTTTGTTCAGACAGAACAGACAATTTGTGGTCAACCTCTTCAGAAGGCCTTTGTTCAGAAGAAACAGACCATCTTTGGTCAGTCTGTTCAGAATCTACATGATCAGCTTGGTTAGCTACCTTGTGGTCAGTCTGATGAGATGCTCTACGGTCAGCAATGTCAGAAAAGTTGGATGCTCTACGATCATCCTGACCAGATAGTCTGCTCCCAATCTGTTCAAATACTTGGGGGTCATTTTGGTCAAATAATTTGGGGTCTACCTGAACAGACACTCTGTGGGCAGTCTTGTCAGTTATTTTGTGATCACTCTGGTCATCTGACTCCTCTTCCACCTGATTATTCCAGTTCTCCTCATCCTGGTCGTCATAATAGCTGGCAGTTGGATGCTCGTCTGTGCTTTCAGGTTCCAAGGATTCAGAAGGAGCCTCTTCTGAAGGTTCCTCCATTTTCTGTCTCCTGCCTGGCTGGTCTAGGTTGCCAGGCGCTGTGGTGAGGGCTGGGCTGGTAGTCTAGACAACCCTCCCGAGCCGATGACGACGTTTCCGGTAGGCTTTGTTCCGGCCTTAGCGCACCGGGTTCTTCCGGGCAGATGCGCTTCATTCCGCTGCAGCTGCGGCTGCGAGCTTGGCTGCTGGCTGCCCTGGGAAACGCCGCCTGGGGCTTTCCCAGCAGCCTGCAGTCGGGTGGTAGCGGACAACATTCTCCTGAGAAAAGGTGTCATCTGAGGAAAGGTAATTCCCCCACTCTGGTTACCACGACTTCTCCACCACTGCTTTGAACTCCGCCTCAGGGCTCTGTGAAATGATGCTTCAGAGCCTTATCCTCCTCGGTTTTTGTAGAGTTCCTAGCGGCACGTGTACGAAATTGGATCTTTCAAGTACCACTCCCAATTAACAAAAACATTTGTTAAGCGATGAACCCGCAGTCAACCACATGAGGATAACATATGCGAACAGACATTTGTGTTGCCACTAAATCACATTCCTGCTTCGTCTGGTAATGATTTTTGACTAATCACAGTTGTGCTGCACAGTATTATATAGGAGCCAGGCAGCGTGCGAATAAATGGCCctgataaatattattttttgacCTTCATCGGTATTGTGGTGGCAGCCAAAGtatgtattcttttaaaaaaatatttaaaaaaaatgtaatactgTATGTTTCCAGGGCTGACTATTTTCAGTGGCACCAGGCAGAGTTGAGTCCTTATCACTTATATTACCGAGGTCATATGAATTTTTCCTTATAGTTAAAGGACTCAGAGTTGTACTGTTCCCACCTCCCCCCACACCTCTTGGCATTTCATTTCTGCAAGagcatctttttccctctctcaaggAACAAATGAGCACCTGTTTTCCATCCCCTCTGGGATGAGCTAGTCCTGACTGTGGAAACTCAAGCCATATGATGTTTACTTGCTGAATTAGACATATGTCTATGGCTAGACAACCAGTGGGAGGAGAGATAATCCAGTGAGAATGGGTTCTAAAATCCCACTAAGTGGTTTTATAGCAGAAAGCAGGGTTAGGAGGCCAAACCAGAGatccagaaaggaaggaaggaaggaaggacagtAGGTAGAGAGACCTGAAAGAGTATATAGCAAGGGCTATATAGCCAGTGCCCTTGTGGTGGCAGGTAGGGTCCAGTACTGTGATTTGGGTCGCCTTTTTGAAATAAACCTTCAGAATTCTCTTCAGGGGGCAGCAGGCCCTCTACATTCAGGAGAAGGGTATGATGATACATTTTACTTTGACTCTCCAAAGCCCAAATCATTGAGGCAGGTCAATGATTGGTAGTATAATGCTAGATATTCCTTTAACAGGGGTTTACAGTTGCATTTAGCAATGAGATGAGACATAAAATCCAAATTTGGATAGTCATGATCAAGGTTTGAAAGGGAGCGTGGGTAACCTTGGTGCCATACTTAGGAGCAGAAAGGGCTAGGTATATGGAAGTAAAATCATTTATTGAAATTATACCTATGGATTAGCACTTAAGACAGTACCTggaacatagtaggtgctcaagaaatg
This window contains:
- the TEX55 gene encoding testis-specific expressed protein 55 isoform X2; amino-acid sequence: MEEPSEEAPSESLEPESTDEHPTASYYDDQDEENWNNQVEEESDDQSDHKITDKTAHRVSVQVDPKLFDQNDPQVFEQIGSRLSGQDDRRASNFSDIADRRASHQTDHKVANQADHVDSEQTDQRWSVSSEQRPSEEVDHKLSVLSEQRISEQIDNKLSDSANQRTSEQVDHRLSVSSDKRPSEQIDYRLPILSDGIISEQTGNKESGSADRRPSEQSDRRLSVTSGQRTSEQTDHRLSVSFDQRTSEQIDQRPPISSDRRTSEQTDHRLSVLPDQKISEEIAHKLSILSDRKTSEQTDRRLSTLPDQRTSEQMDHRLSVSSDQRTSEQIGHRLSVSSDQRTSEQIGHRLSEQTDRRPSVQTHPEVYDQATGLAEHQAESNADQLTDDQEYYNESNQIKNRTDDQVDDIEDYLTDYGTPGQFDYKISKEFDNFREDTVADYRVQPCKFEDSQTDFNNSKVSVETETETEGETVNFIPNYHLADTRFTNYYTAKNQDYFQRLPSISSKLDYMISQEKTQVTKTKPDDISQSEQEKKSYVYKQTHKKKFAPIAYEDPYQVALQYMEKHNILQIFQITEKLVYEKPEDPLHFMLNQVWNRKKEKEKPFYPFY
- the TEX55 gene encoding testis-specific expressed protein 55 isoform X1; amino-acid sequence: MEEPSEEAPSESLEPESTDEHPTASYYDDQDEENWNNQVEEESDDQSDHKITDKTAHRVSVQVDPKLFDQNDPQVFEQIGSRLSGQDDRRASNFSDIADRRASHQTDHKVANQADHVDSEQTDQRWSVSSEQRPSEEVDHKLSVLSEQRISEQIDNKLSDSANQRTSEQVDHRLSVSSDKRPSEQIDYRLPILSDGIISEQTGNKESGSADRRPSEQSDRRLSVTSGQRTSEQTDHRLSVSFDQRTSEQIDQRPPISSDRRTSEQTDHRLSVLPDQKISEEIAHKLSILSDRKTSEQTDRRLSTLPDQRTSEQMDHRLSVSSDQRTSEQIGHRLSVSSDQRTSEQIGHRLSEQTDRRPSVQTHPEVYDQATGLAEHQAESNADQLTDDQEYYNESNQIKNRTDDQVDDIEDYLTDYGTPGQFDYKISKEFDNFREDTVADYRVQPCKFEDSQTDFNNSKVSVETETETEGETVNFIPNYHLADTRFTNYYTAKNQDYFQRLPSISSKLDYMISQEKTQVTKTKPDDISQSEQEKKSYVYKQTHKKKFAPIAYEDPYQVALQYMEKHNILQIFQQITEKLVYEKPEDPLHFMLNQVWNRKKEKEKPFYPFY
- the TEX55 gene encoding testis-specific expressed protein 55 isoform X3, producing the protein MEEPSEEAPSESLEPESTDEHPTASYYDDQDEENWNNQVEEESDDQSDHKITDKTAHRVSVQVDPKLFDQNDPQVFEQIGSRLSGQDDRRASNFSDIADRRASHQTDHKVANQADHVDSEQTDQRWSVSSEQRPSEEVDHKLSVLSEQRISEQIDNKLSDSANQRTSEQVDHRLSVSSDKRPSEQIDYRLPILSDGIISEQTGNKESGSADRRPSEQSDRRLSVTSGQRTSEQTDHRLSVSFDQRTSEQIDQRPPISSDRRTSEQTDHRLSVLPDQKISEEIAHKLSILSDRKTSEQTDRRLSTLPDQRTSEQMDHRLSVSSDQRTSEQIGHRLSVSSDQRTSEQIGHRLSEQTDRRPSVQTHPEVYDQATGLAEHQAESNADQLTDDQEYYNESNQIKNRTDDQVDDIEDYLTDYGTPGQFDYKISKEFDNFREDTVADYRVQPCKFEDSQTDFNNSKVSVETETETEGETVNFIPNYHLADTRFTNYYTAKNQDYFQRLPSISSKLDYMISQEKTQVTKTKPDDISQSEQEKKSYVYKQTHKKKFAPIAYEDPYQVALQYMEKHNILQIFQQITEKLVYEKPEDPLHFMLNQVQNMIKNRDEM
- the TEX55 gene encoding testis-specific expressed protein 55 isoform X4; this encodes MEEPSEEAPSESLEPESTDEHPTASYYDDQDEENWNNQVEEESDDQSDHKITDKTAHRVSVQVDPKLFDQNDPQVFEQIGSRLSGQDDRRASNFSDIADRRASHQTDHKVANQADHVDSEQTDQRWSVSSEQRPSEEVDHKLSVLSEQRISEQIDNKLSDSANQRTSEQVDHRLSVSSDKRPSEQIDYRLPILSDGIISEQTGNKESGSADRRPSEQSDRRLSVTSGQRTSEQTDHRLSVSFDQRTSEQIDQRPPISSDRRTSEQTDHRLSVLPDQKISEEIAHKLSILSDRKTSEQTDRRLSTLPDQRTSEQMDHRLSVSSDQRTSEQIGHRLSVSSDQRTSEQIGHRLSEQTDRRPSVQTHPEVYDQATGLAEHQAESNADQLTDDQEYYNESNQIKNRTDDQVDDIEDYLTDYGTPGQFDYKISKEFDNFREDTVADYRVQPCKFEDSQTDFNNSKVSVETETETEGETVNFIPNYHLADTRFTNYYTAKNQDYFQRLPSISSKLDYMISQEKTQVTKTKPDDISQSEQEKKSYVYKQTHKKKFAPIAYEDPYQVALQYMEKHNILQIFQITEKLVYEKPEDPLHFMLNQVQNMIKNRDEM